The following are encoded together in the Gadus chalcogrammus isolate NIFS_2021 chromosome 2, NIFS_Gcha_1.0, whole genome shotgun sequence genome:
- the LOC130402319 gene encoding aerolysin-like protein, translating into MQVKIILIITYYFICIHRQTEYSIDVGFGVCLGLQGNAGSDIDCLGFLFINAIKSSVLTDMTYPSLAMYTPQVNKEYIKSSSHQNDTTAAQEHKCVYSRSVTKSTTWSTTTKIEGTVNMSVHAGIPKLVGGSGGFSLTTGAVLLSTMNSSETITESDEVNVTVPARKTVSVDLTVGRADINLPYSATVKITCMNGSELVFPEHFSV; encoded by the exons ATGCAAGT aaaaataatacttataataacatattattttatatgtatACACCGCCAGACCGAGTACTCTATCGATGTCGGGTTTGGAGTCTGCCTGGGATTGCAGGGGAACGCTGGCTCAGACATCGACTGTTTGGGATTCCTCTTCATCAATGCCATCAAGTCGTCTGTGCTAACCGACATGACCTATCCCAGCCTGGCCATGTACACACCCCAG GTCaataaagaatatataaaaTCGTCATCTCATCAAAACGACACTACTGCAGCTCAAGAGCATAAATGTGTGTACAGCCGATCTGTGACCAAGTCTACCACCTGGAGCACCACCACTAAGATTGAGGGCACCGTCAACATGTCTGTTCATGCAGGGATCCCGAAACTGGTGGGGGGGTCTGGTGGATTTAGCTTGACCACGGGAGCAGTGCTGTTGTCCACAATGAACTCCTCAGAGACCATAACCGAATCAGATGAGGTCAATGTGACGGTCCCGGCACGAAAGACCGTGAGCGTTGATTTGACAGTGGGACGAGCAGACATCAACCTCCCCTACTCAGCCACAGTTAAAATCACATGCATGAATGGCAGCGAGCTGGTCTTCCCAGAACATTTTTCTGTCTAG
- the LOC130402329 gene encoding TOG array regulator of axonemal microtubules protein 1-like, with protein sequence MADRESCTEVTRLPRLAVSEEADGQEAWIQAAHSDTVSPRARALGAASSQETSLGRTPPDEPSQGSHSGPQRDPPGPHPFPKPELAMTQSLTLISSENWQEKMEGLTVLRSLAQNHVDTLLPRLRDVCLALVQEVKNLRSGVSRVAVCTLGVLYCHLQRAMDKEVDTTARALLHKAAESNAFIREEVDAALGHMVRHCTPARCINAFLDGGLSHLSAAVRKCAAQHLADLLERVGVARLLSGGKDVTDRILPAVVRLALDSSPEPRSFGRRMLLFLSSHRDFDSLLEKNIPTKDLSAARKAVSGLKGQGLGETPQTPASLPGSGTARASTLQRKLLVVPSREPNCKYSSKPQGPIIEDKAEYIRQLTVLLESKDFRERIKGLDQLVADCQHNPSMVIRSLFPVFDLFRDRLLESNRKVNLYALEALQGMVRLLKDNLSGVLNHLVPAIVDNHLNSKNRAVYSAATGALCELVLNLDNSLLLEPFCFKARVLSGQAKVDLIEKVAELVMELYPRRPQLVEQKALPLLWGLLGPSSGSVHRATTSLCRALHHQMGPGLRQSAASQPPSVGRDLNQLLRTMS encoded by the exons ATGGCGGACAGGGAGTCCTGCACCGAGGTGACCAG gctgccccggttggctgttTCTGAGGAGGCTGACGGCCAGGAAGCCTGGATCCAGGCGGCCCACTCCGACACCGTGTCCCCCCGTGCACGGGCTCTGGGTGCCGCCTCGAGCCAGGAGACTTCCCTGGGCAGAACCCCGCCAG ATGAGCCGTCCCAGGGCTCCCACAGCGGCCCCCAGCGAGACCCACCCGggccccaccccttccccaaacCTGAGCTGGCCATGACACAGAGCCTCACTCTCATCAGCTCAGAGaactg GCAGGAGAAGATGGAAGGGCTCACGGTGCTGCGCAGTCTGGCCCAGAACCACGTGGACACGCTGCTCCCCAGGCTCCGCGACGTCTGCCTCGCCCTCGTGCAAGAG GTGAAGAACCTGCGTTCGGGCGTGTCCCGCGTAGCCGTGTGCACGCTGGGCGTCCTGTACTGCCACCTGCAGCGGGCCATGGACAAGGAGGTGGACACCACGGCCAGGGCGCTGCTGCACAAGGCGGCCGAGAGCAACGCCTTCATCCGGGAGGAAGTGGACGCAGCGCTGGGCCACATGGTGCGGCACTGCACGCCGGCACGCTGCATCAACGCCTTCCTGGACGGGGGTTTGAG ccACCTGAGCGCGGCGGTGAGGAAGTGCGCCGCCCAGCACCTGGCCGACCTGCTGGAGAGGGTGGGCGTGGCCCGCCTGCTGTCCGGAGGGAAGGACGTGACGGACAGAATCCTCCCGGCCGTGGTCAGGCTGGCCCTGGACTCCTCCCCGGAACCCAG gTCCTTTGGCCGCCGGATGTTGCTGTTCCTGTCGTCCCACCGGGACTTTGATAGCCTGCTGGAGAAGAACATCCCCACCAAGGACCTTTCCGCCGCCCGCAAGGCGGTCAGTGGACTCAAG ggtcagggtctgggTGAGACGCCCCAGACCCCAGCCTCGCTTCCCGGCAGTGGCACCGCCAGGGCCTCGACGCTCCAAAGGAAGCTCC TTGTGGTACCCTCCAGGGAGCCCAACTGCAAGTACAGCTCCAAACCTCAGGGGCCCATCATCGAAGACAAGGCTGAGTACATCAGGCAGCTCACCGTTCTGCTGGAGTCCAAGGACTTTAGGGAGCGCATCAAAGGCCTCGACCAGCTGGTGGCCGACTGCCAGCACAACCCCAGCATGGTCATCCGCAGCCTGTTCCCG GTGTTTGACCTCTTCAGAGACCGCCTGCTGGAGTCCAACCGTAAGGTGAACCTTTACGCCCTGGAGGCCCTGCAGGGGATGGTGCGCTTGCTGAAGGACAACCTGTCCGGGGTGCTCAACCACCTGGTGCCCGCCATCGTTGACAACCACCTCAACTCCAAGAACCGCGCTGTATACTCGGCCGCCACAGGGGCCCTCTGCGAGCTGGTGCTGAACCTCG ACAACAGCCTCCTCCTGGAGCCGTTCTGCTTCAAGGCACGGGTTCTTAGCGGCCAAGCAAAGGTGGACCTGATCGAGAAGGTTGCAG agCTGGTGATGGAGCTGTACCCCCGCCGGCCCCAGCTGGTGGAGCAGAAGGCGCTGCCCCTGCTGTGGGGCCTGCTGGGCCCGTCCAGCGGCAGCGTGCACCGGGCGACAACCAGCCTGTGCCGAGCCCTCCACCATCAGATGGGGCCCGGCCTGCGGCAGAGCGCCGCCTCTCAGCCCCCGAGCGTCGGCAGGGACCTCAACCAGCTGCTGAGAACCATGTCCTGA
- the LOC130396900 gene encoding histone-lysine N-methyltransferase PRDM9-like isoform X2, whose product MAEKKRFLQIKENHLVLASLGLSFVAPAFMRREKPGQVRVCSPDETDSEEEQLLWTSGLTGARVWKPPTVRQGSLQQPSTSDAVSVQSLSGRGWSDQEVSGGPTLSHPEIDPPGGGVERGSAVQEEVSLVLHEHLQGSSVYSREMNLRNVLRVNYQEPEVPKDDDYFFCDECRTFFLEECEVHGPIVFMADRPVAVREKDRAKKTLPAGFEIRDSGIPGAGLGVFYCGDGGLPIGTHFGPYEGHRTDEEGALESGYSWEIYKSRHSDYIDAKRETLSNWMRYVNCARNEEEQNLIAFQHKGGILYRTCGFVTPGAELLVWYGDEYARHLGIGFDRLWNIKSSTKGGRSQLTPAQAFPCPECPYSYTSQIFLHKHMKRSHGDLYGRLLRSGEIKVEPRLLPYVAASYQEPIGASPGTVQSTSQIPAEGAGQHRCEKCSKTFSRSDSLKVHQRIHTGENPYHCQQCGKTFSTSGRLKEHQRIHTGEKPYHCQQCGKTFSRSGHLKVHQRIHTGENPYHCQQCGKTFSQSGHLKVHQRIHTGENPYHCQQCGKTFSQSGPLKVHQRIHTGEKPYHCKQCGKTFSTSGSLKRHQQLHRGVSTQTTM is encoded by the exons Atggcagagaaaaaaagattcctgcagatcaaggaaaaccatttggttctggcgtctcttg gcctgtcctttgtggctccagcattcatgaggagagagaagcccggccaggtgagagtctgctcacctgacgagacagactctgaggaggagcagctgctctggacctctggattgaccg GTGCTCGAGTGTGGAAGCCACCAACAGTCAGACAGGGGTCTCTACAACAGCCCAGTACGTCAGATGCAGTGTCTGTACAG AGTCTCTCAGGGCGGGGCTGGAGTGACCAGGAGGTCTCTGGAGGGCCCACTCTTTCTCATCCAGAGATCGacccccccggaggaggagtagagaggggctctgctgtccaggaggaggtctccTTGG tTCTCCATGAACATTTGCAGGGCTCAAGTGTTTATTCAAGAGAGATGAACCTGAGAAATGTTCTCAGAGTTAACTACCAAGAACCGGAAGTACCTAAGGATGACGACTACTTCt TCTGTGATGAGTGTAGGACTTTCTTCCTCGAAGAGTGCGAGGTCCACGGTCCTATCGTCTTCATGGCTGATCGCCCCGTTGctgtcagagagaaagacagagccaaGAAGACGCTGCCCGCTGGGTTTGAG atcagagattctgggatccctggggctggtctaggggtgttttactgtggagacggtggccttcccattggaacacactttggaccctacgaaggacacaggaccgatgaagagggagccctggagagtggatactcctgggag atctacaagagcagacacagtgattacattgatgcaaagagagagacactttctaacTGGATGAG gtacgtcaattgtgctcgtaatgaagaggaacagaaccTAATAGCGTTTCAGCACAAAGGAGGGATTCTGTATCGCACCTGTGGCTTCGTGACTCCAGGAGCAGAGCTCTTGGTCTGGTATGGGGACGAATACGCCAGACATCTGGGAATCGGATTTGATCGACTGTGGAACATCAAGAGCTCTACTAAAG gagggagatcccagctgacaccagcacaggctttcccctgtcccgagtgtccgtactcctacacgtctcagatcttcctccacaaacacatgaagaggaGCCATGGCGACCTGTACGGCCGACTGCTGAGGAGTGGAGAAATCAAGGTGGAGCCTAGGCTCCTCCCATACGTCGCAGCCTCCTATCAAGAACCGATCGGAGCCTCCCCGGGAACAGTCCAAAGCACGAGCCAGATTCCAGCAGAAGGAGCCGGACAACACAGATGTGAGAAGTGCAGTAAAACCTTTAGTCGCTCTGATAGTCTGAAGGttcaccagcgcatccacacgggagagaacccataccactgtcaacagtgtgggaaaacatttagtacaTCTGGTCGTCTGAAGGAACACCaacgcatccacacaggagagaaaccataccactgtcaacagtgtgggaaaacatttagtagaTCTGGTCATCTAAAGGTACACCaacgcatccacacaggagagaacccataccactgtcaacagtgtgggaaaacatttagtcaatctGGTCATCTAAAGGTACACCaacgcatccacacaggagagaacccataccactgtcaacagtgtgggaaaacatttagtcagtCTGGTCCTCTAAAGGTACACCaacgcatccacacaggagagaaaccataccactgtaaacagtgtgggaaaacatttagtacaTCTGGTAGTCTCAAGCGTCACCAACAACTTCACAGAGGAGTCTCCACCCAAACAACCATGTGA
- the LOC130396900 gene encoding histone-lysine N-methyltransferase PRDM9-like isoform X3 — MRREKPGQVRVCSPDETDSEEEQLLWTSGLTGARVWKPPTVRQGSLQQPSTSDAVSVQSLSGRGWSDQEVSGGPTLSHPEIDPPGGGVERGSAVQEEVSLVLHEHLQGSSVYSREMNLRNVLRVNYQEPEVPKDDDYFFCDECRTFFLEECEVHGPIVFMADRPVAVREKDRAKKTLPAGFEIRDSGIPGAGLGVFYCGDGGLPIGTHFGPYEGHRTDEEGALESGYSWEIYKSRHSDYIDAKRETLSNWMRYVNCARNEEEQNLIAFQHKGGILYRTCGFVTPGAELLVWYGDEYARHLGIGFDRLWNIKSSTKGGRSQLTPAQAFPCPECPYSYTSQIFLHKHMKRSHGDLYGRLLRSGEIKVEPRLLPYVAASYQEPIGASPGTVQSTSQIPAEGAGQHRCEKCSKTFSRSDSLKVHQRIHTGENPYHCQQCGKTFSTSGRLKEHQRIHTGEKPYHCQQCGKTFSRSGHLKVHQRIHTGENPYHCQQCGKTFSQSGHLKVHQRIHTGENPYHCQQCGKTFSQSGPLKVHQRIHTGEKPYHCKQCGKTFSTSGSLKRHQQLHRGVSTQTTM, encoded by the exons atgaggagagagaagcccggccaggtgagagtctgctcacctgacgagacagactctgaggaggagcagctgctctggacctctggattgaccg GTGCTCGAGTGTGGAAGCCACCAACAGTCAGACAGGGGTCTCTACAACAGCCCAGTACGTCAGATGCAGTGTCTGTACAG AGTCTCTCAGGGCGGGGCTGGAGTGACCAGGAGGTCTCTGGAGGGCCCACTCTTTCTCATCCAGAGATCGacccccccggaggaggagtagagaggggctctgctgtccaggaggaggtctccTTGG tTCTCCATGAACATTTGCAGGGCTCAAGTGTTTATTCAAGAGAGATGAACCTGAGAAATGTTCTCAGAGTTAACTACCAAGAACCGGAAGTACCTAAGGATGACGACTACTTCt TCTGTGATGAGTGTAGGACTTTCTTCCTCGAAGAGTGCGAGGTCCACGGTCCTATCGTCTTCATGGCTGATCGCCCCGTTGctgtcagagagaaagacagagccaaGAAGACGCTGCCCGCTGGGTTTGAG atcagagattctgggatccctggggctggtctaggggtgttttactgtggagacggtggccttcccattggaacacactttggaccctacgaaggacacaggaccgatgaagagggagccctggagagtggatactcctgggag atctacaagagcagacacagtgattacattgatgcaaagagagagacactttctaacTGGATGAG gtacgtcaattgtgctcgtaatgaagaggaacagaaccTAATAGCGTTTCAGCACAAAGGAGGGATTCTGTATCGCACCTGTGGCTTCGTGACTCCAGGAGCAGAGCTCTTGGTCTGGTATGGGGACGAATACGCCAGACATCTGGGAATCGGATTTGATCGACTGTGGAACATCAAGAGCTCTACTAAAG gagggagatcccagctgacaccagcacaggctttcccctgtcccgagtgtccgtactcctacacgtctcagatcttcctccacaaacacatgaagaggaGCCATGGCGACCTGTACGGCCGACTGCTGAGGAGTGGAGAAATCAAGGTGGAGCCTAGGCTCCTCCCATACGTCGCAGCCTCCTATCAAGAACCGATCGGAGCCTCCCCGGGAACAGTCCAAAGCACGAGCCAGATTCCAGCAGAAGGAGCCGGACAACACAGATGTGAGAAGTGCAGTAAAACCTTTAGTCGCTCTGATAGTCTGAAGGttcaccagcgcatccacacgggagagaacccataccactgtcaacagtgtgggaaaacatttagtacaTCTGGTCGTCTGAAGGAACACCaacgcatccacacaggagagaaaccataccactgtcaacagtgtgggaaaacatttagtagaTCTGGTCATCTAAAGGTACACCaacgcatccacacaggagagaacccataccactgtcaacagtgtgggaaaacatttagtcaatctGGTCATCTAAAGGTACACCaacgcatccacacaggagagaacccataccactgtcaacagtgtgggaaaacatttagtcagtCTGGTCCTCTAAAGGTACACCaacgcatccacacaggagagaaaccataccactgtaaacagtgtgggaaaacatttagtacaTCTGGTAGTCTCAAGCGTCACCAACAACTTCACAGAGGAGTCTCCACCCAAACAACCATGTGA
- the LOC130396900 gene encoding histone-lysine N-methyltransferase PRDM9-like isoform X1, whose translation MNNSVEEEDFADIRAYFSTTKWNRLCMAEKKRFLQIKENHLVLASLGLSFVAPAFMRREKPGQVRVCSPDETDSEEEQLLWTSGLTGARVWKPPTVRQGSLQQPSTSDAVSVQSLSGRGWSDQEVSGGPTLSHPEIDPPGGGVERGSAVQEEVSLVLHEHLQGSSVYSREMNLRNVLRVNYQEPEVPKDDDYFFCDECRTFFLEECEVHGPIVFMADRPVAVREKDRAKKTLPAGFEIRDSGIPGAGLGVFYCGDGGLPIGTHFGPYEGHRTDEEGALESGYSWEIYKSRHSDYIDAKRETLSNWMRYVNCARNEEEQNLIAFQHKGGILYRTCGFVTPGAELLVWYGDEYARHLGIGFDRLWNIKSSTKGGRSQLTPAQAFPCPECPYSYTSQIFLHKHMKRSHGDLYGRLLRSGEIKVEPRLLPYVAASYQEPIGASPGTVQSTSQIPAEGAGQHRCEKCSKTFSRSDSLKVHQRIHTGENPYHCQQCGKTFSTSGRLKEHQRIHTGEKPYHCQQCGKTFSRSGHLKVHQRIHTGENPYHCQQCGKTFSQSGHLKVHQRIHTGENPYHCQQCGKTFSQSGPLKVHQRIHTGEKPYHCKQCGKTFSTSGSLKRHQQLHRGVSTQTTM comes from the exons ATGAATAactcagtggaggag GAGGACTTTGCGGATATCAGGGCATACTTTTCCACAACAAAATGGAACCGCCTCTGTAtggcagagaaaaaaagattcctgcagatcaaggaaaaccatttggttctggcgtctcttg gcctgtcctttgtggctccagcattcatgaggagagagaagcccggccaggtgagagtctgctcacctgacgagacagactctgaggaggagcagctgctctggacctctggattgaccg GTGCTCGAGTGTGGAAGCCACCAACAGTCAGACAGGGGTCTCTACAACAGCCCAGTACGTCAGATGCAGTGTCTGTACAG AGTCTCTCAGGGCGGGGCTGGAGTGACCAGGAGGTCTCTGGAGGGCCCACTCTTTCTCATCCAGAGATCGacccccccggaggaggagtagagaggggctctgctgtccaggaggaggtctccTTGG tTCTCCATGAACATTTGCAGGGCTCAAGTGTTTATTCAAGAGAGATGAACCTGAGAAATGTTCTCAGAGTTAACTACCAAGAACCGGAAGTACCTAAGGATGACGACTACTTCt TCTGTGATGAGTGTAGGACTTTCTTCCTCGAAGAGTGCGAGGTCCACGGTCCTATCGTCTTCATGGCTGATCGCCCCGTTGctgtcagagagaaagacagagccaaGAAGACGCTGCCCGCTGGGTTTGAG atcagagattctgggatccctggggctggtctaggggtgttttactgtggagacggtggccttcccattggaacacactttggaccctacgaaggacacaggaccgatgaagagggagccctggagagtggatactcctgggag atctacaagagcagacacagtgattacattgatgcaaagagagagacactttctaacTGGATGAG gtacgtcaattgtgctcgtaatgaagaggaacagaaccTAATAGCGTTTCAGCACAAAGGAGGGATTCTGTATCGCACCTGTGGCTTCGTGACTCCAGGAGCAGAGCTCTTGGTCTGGTATGGGGACGAATACGCCAGACATCTGGGAATCGGATTTGATCGACTGTGGAACATCAAGAGCTCTACTAAAG gagggagatcccagctgacaccagcacaggctttcccctgtcccgagtgtccgtactcctacacgtctcagatcttcctccacaaacacatgaagaggaGCCATGGCGACCTGTACGGCCGACTGCTGAGGAGTGGAGAAATCAAGGTGGAGCCTAGGCTCCTCCCATACGTCGCAGCCTCCTATCAAGAACCGATCGGAGCCTCCCCGGGAACAGTCCAAAGCACGAGCCAGATTCCAGCAGAAGGAGCCGGACAACACAGATGTGAGAAGTGCAGTAAAACCTTTAGTCGCTCTGATAGTCTGAAGGttcaccagcgcatccacacgggagagaacccataccactgtcaacagtgtgggaaaacatttagtacaTCTGGTCGTCTGAAGGAACACCaacgcatccacacaggagagaaaccataccactgtcaacagtgtgggaaaacatttagtagaTCTGGTCATCTAAAGGTACACCaacgcatccacacaggagagaacccataccactgtcaacagtgtgggaaaacatttagtcaatctGGTCATCTAAAGGTACACCaacgcatccacacaggagagaacccataccactgtcaacagtgtgggaaaacatttagtcagtCTGGTCCTCTAAAGGTACACCaacgcatccacacaggagagaaaccataccactgtaaacagtgtgggaaaacatttagtacaTCTGGTAGTCTCAAGCGTCACCAACAACTTCACAGAGGAGTCTCCACCCAAACAACCATGTGA
- the LOC130396900 gene encoding histone-lysine N-methyltransferase PRDM9-like isoform X4 codes for MNLRNVLRVNYQEPEVPKDDDYFFCDECRTFFLEECEVHGPIVFMADRPVAVREKDRAKKTLPAGFEIRDSGIPGAGLGVFYCGDGGLPIGTHFGPYEGHRTDEEGALESGYSWEIYKSRHSDYIDAKRETLSNWMRYVNCARNEEEQNLIAFQHKGGILYRTCGFVTPGAELLVWYGDEYARHLGIGFDRLWNIKSSTKGGRSQLTPAQAFPCPECPYSYTSQIFLHKHMKRSHGDLYGRLLRSGEIKVEPRLLPYVAASYQEPIGASPGTVQSTSQIPAEGAGQHRCEKCSKTFSRSDSLKVHQRIHTGENPYHCQQCGKTFSTSGRLKEHQRIHTGEKPYHCQQCGKTFSRSGHLKVHQRIHTGENPYHCQQCGKTFSQSGHLKVHQRIHTGENPYHCQQCGKTFSQSGPLKVHQRIHTGEKPYHCKQCGKTFSTSGSLKRHQQLHRGVSTQTTM; via the exons ATGAACCTGAGAAATGTTCTCAGAGTTAACTACCAAGAACCGGAAGTACCTAAGGATGACGACTACTTCt TCTGTGATGAGTGTAGGACTTTCTTCCTCGAAGAGTGCGAGGTCCACGGTCCTATCGTCTTCATGGCTGATCGCCCCGTTGctgtcagagagaaagacagagccaaGAAGACGCTGCCCGCTGGGTTTGAG atcagagattctgggatccctggggctggtctaggggtgttttactgtggagacggtggccttcccattggaacacactttggaccctacgaaggacacaggaccgatgaagagggagccctggagagtggatactcctgggag atctacaagagcagacacagtgattacattgatgcaaagagagagacactttctaacTGGATGAG gtacgtcaattgtgctcgtaatgaagaggaacagaaccTAATAGCGTTTCAGCACAAAGGAGGGATTCTGTATCGCACCTGTGGCTTCGTGACTCCAGGAGCAGAGCTCTTGGTCTGGTATGGGGACGAATACGCCAGACATCTGGGAATCGGATTTGATCGACTGTGGAACATCAAGAGCTCTACTAAAG gagggagatcccagctgacaccagcacaggctttcccctgtcccgagtgtccgtactcctacacgtctcagatcttcctccacaaacacatgaagaggaGCCATGGCGACCTGTACGGCCGACTGCTGAGGAGTGGAGAAATCAAGGTGGAGCCTAGGCTCCTCCCATACGTCGCAGCCTCCTATCAAGAACCGATCGGAGCCTCCCCGGGAACAGTCCAAAGCACGAGCCAGATTCCAGCAGAAGGAGCCGGACAACACAGATGTGAGAAGTGCAGTAAAACCTTTAGTCGCTCTGATAGTCTGAAGGttcaccagcgcatccacacgggagagaacccataccactgtcaacagtgtgggaaaacatttagtacaTCTGGTCGTCTGAAGGAACACCaacgcatccacacaggagagaaaccataccactgtcaacagtgtgggaaaacatttagtagaTCTGGTCATCTAAAGGTACACCaacgcatccacacaggagagaacccataccactgtcaacagtgtgggaaaacatttagtcaatctGGTCATCTAAAGGTACACCaacgcatccacacaggagagaacccataccactgtcaacagtgtgggaaaacatttagtcagtCTGGTCCTCTAAAGGTACACCaacgcatccacacaggagagaaaccataccactgtaaacagtgtgggaaaacatttagtacaTCTGGTAGTCTCAAGCGTCACCAACAACTTCACAGAGGAGTCTCCACCCAAACAACCATGTGA